A window of the Mus musculus strain C57BL/6J chromosome 18, GRCm38.p6 C57BL/6J genome harbors these coding sequences:
- the Spry4 gene encoding protein sprouty homolog 4, producing the protein MEPPVPQSSVPVNPSSVMVQPLLDSRAPHSRLQHPLTILPIDQMKTSHVENDYIDNPSLAPATGPKRPRGGPPELAPTPARCDQDITHHWISFSGRPSSVSSSSSTSSDQRLLDHMAPPPVAEQASPRAVRLQPKVVHCKPLDLKGPTAPPELDKHFLLCEACGKCKCKECASPRTLPSCWVCNQECLCSAQTLVNYGTCMCLVQGIFYHCTNEDDEGSCADHPCSCSGSNCCARWSFMGALSVVLPCLLCYLPATGCVKLAQRGYDRLRRPGCRCKHTNSVICKAASGDTKTSRSDKPF; encoded by the coding sequence ATGGAGCCCCCGGTTCCACAGAGCAGCGTCCCTGTGAATCCCAGCTCAGTCATGGTGCAGCCCCTCCTTGACAGCAGAGCGCCCCACAGCCGGCTCCAGCACCCACTCACCATCTTACCCATTGACCAGATGAAGACCAGCCACGTGGAGAATGACTACATAGACAACCCTAGCCTGGCCCCTGCCACGGGTCCCAAGCGGCCCCGGGGCGGGCCACCAGAGCTGGCTCCTACACCTGCCCGCTGTGACCAGGATATTACTCACCACTGGATCTCCTTCAGCGGTCGGCCCAGCTCTGTAAGCAGCAGTAGCAGCACTTCCTCCGACCAGAGGCTCCTAGATCACATGGCTCCACCGCCCGTGGCTGAGCAGGCCTCACCCAGGGCTGTGCGCCTCCAGCCCAAGGTGGTTCACTGTAAGCCGCTGGACCTCAAAGGCCCGACAGCTCCGCCAGAGCTAGACAAGCACTTCTTGCTGTGTGAGGCCTGTGGAAAGTGTAAGTGCAAAGAGTGTGCGTCCCCTCGGACGTTACCTTCCTGCTGGGTCTGCAACCAGGAGTGCCTGTGCTCGGCTCAGACGCTGGTCAACTATGGCACATGCATGTGTCTGGTGCAAGGTATCTTCTATCACTGTACTAATGAGGATGATGAGGGCTCTTGCGCCGACCACCCCTGCTCCTGTTCCGGCTCCAACTGCTGCGCCCGCTGGTCCTTCATGGGCGCCCTCTCTGTGGTGCTGCCCTGTCTGCTGTGCTACCTGCCGGCCACAGGCTGCGTCAAGCTGGCCCAGCGAGGCTACGACCGCCTGAGACGCCCCGGTTGCCGCTGCAAGCACACGAACAGCGTCATCTGCAAGGCAGCCAGTGGGGACACCAAGACCAGCAGGTCTGACAAGCCTTTCTGA